One Myxococcus stipitatus DNA segment encodes these proteins:
- a CDS encoding ABC transporter permease: protein MTAEISTAPAPLAAGEPAASPPGTLALQWATVRVLMARDVVRFFRQPSRVVGALAQPILFWFVIGSGFAGSFRVEGAQGLGYQQFFFPGVVTMVLLFSAIFATITVIEDRKEGFLQAVLAGPGSRLAVVLGKALGSSAIALMQASLFLLLAPLAGVSASSVNLPLLVAVMVLSALALTGMGMSLAWWVKSSAGYHAVMSIVLLPMWVLSGAMFPLKGAGTWLSWVMVLNPMRFSVEGVRRALYGAQASLAVGSPMSGSGLEVAVLLAFATVFLGLAAFSVSRRE from the coding sequence ATGACCGCCGAGATTTCCACCGCCCCCGCGCCGCTCGCCGCCGGGGAGCCCGCGGCGTCGCCGCCGGGGACGCTCGCCCTCCAGTGGGCGACGGTGCGCGTGCTGATGGCGCGCGACGTGGTGCGCTTCTTCCGCCAGCCCAGCCGCGTCGTCGGCGCGCTGGCGCAGCCCATCCTGTTCTGGTTCGTCATCGGCTCGGGGTTCGCCGGGTCGTTCCGCGTGGAGGGCGCGCAGGGGCTGGGCTACCAGCAGTTCTTCTTCCCCGGCGTCGTCACCATGGTGCTCCTGTTCAGCGCCATCTTCGCGACCATCACCGTCATCGAGGACCGGAAGGAGGGCTTCCTCCAGGCGGTGCTCGCGGGGCCGGGCTCGCGGCTCGCGGTGGTGCTGGGCAAGGCGCTCGGCTCGTCGGCCATCGCCCTCATGCAGGCGTCGCTGTTCCTGCTGCTGGCGCCGCTGGCGGGGGTGAGCGCGTCCTCGGTGAACCTGCCGCTGCTCGTGGCGGTGATGGTGCTGTCCGCGCTGGCGCTCACGGGCATGGGCATGTCGCTGGCCTGGTGGGTGAAGTCGAGCGCGGGCTACCACGCGGTGATGAGCATCGTCCTGCTGCCCATGTGGGTGCTGTCCGGCGCGATGTTCCCGCTCAAGGGCGCGGGCACGTGGCTGTCGTGGGTGATGGTGCTCAACCCCATGCGCTTCTCCGTGGAGGGCGTGCGGCGCGCGCTGTATGGCGCCCAGGCGTCGCTCGCGGTGGGCTCGCCCATGTCCGGCTCGGGGCTGGAGGTTGCGGTGTTGCTGGCCTTCGCGACGGTGTTCCTGGGCCTGGCTGCCTTCAGCGTCAGCCGCCGCGAGTAG
- a CDS encoding carboxypeptidase regulatory-like domain-containing protein gives MTLRTLGLSMVGVAGLLALPACKKEEAPPQPAPTTPVAAQGAKEHAATPIQAPEAAVPVAPAGKGVVKGTVSFTGTPPPAADLPANSDPACEGRGDRDQSLLVKDGKLQNVVVRIRGTVPGAPPAPKAPVVVDQSKCTYVPRVQGAVAGQSVMFKNSDGTLHNVRGVVSTRAAFNVAQAPSGPPVERKLPTEGDVLKLKCDIHPWMTAFVVSNPNPYFATTGADGAFFLEGLPAGTYTVEAWHETLGTKTAEVTVKDDAPATVDFAFSAPDASAKQ, from the coding sequence ATGACGCTGCGCACGCTCGGCCTGTCGATGGTGGGAGTCGCGGGCCTGCTGGCCCTGCCTGCTTGCAAGAAGGAGGAGGCGCCGCCCCAGCCTGCTCCCACCACGCCCGTCGCGGCCCAGGGCGCGAAGGAGCACGCGGCCACGCCCATCCAGGCGCCCGAGGCCGCCGTGCCGGTGGCCCCCGCCGGCAAGGGGGTCGTGAAGGGGACGGTGTCGTTCACCGGCACCCCGCCGCCGGCCGCGGACCTGCCCGCCAACAGCGACCCCGCCTGCGAGGGCCGTGGCGACAGGGACCAGTCGCTGCTCGTGAAGGACGGCAAGCTGCAGAACGTGGTGGTGCGCATCCGCGGCACCGTGCCGGGCGCGCCTCCGGCCCCCAAGGCCCCGGTGGTGGTGGACCAGTCGAAGTGCACCTACGTGCCGCGCGTGCAGGGCGCGGTGGCGGGCCAGTCGGTGATGTTCAAGAACAGCGACGGCACGCTGCACAACGTGCGTGGCGTGGTGAGCACGCGCGCGGCCTTCAACGTCGCGCAGGCCCCCTCCGGGCCGCCGGTGGAGCGCAAGCTGCCCACCGAGGGCGACGTGCTGAAGCTCAAGTGTGACATCCACCCGTGGATGACGGCGTTCGTGGTCAGCAACCCGAACCCCTACTTCGCGACCACCGGCGCGGACGGCGCGTTCTTCCTCGAGGGCCTGCCGGCGGGGACGTACACCGTCGAGGCGTGGCACGAGACGCTCGGGACGAAGACGGCCGAGGTGACGGTGAAGGACGACGCGCCGGCCACCGTCGACTTCGCGTTCTCCGCTCCGGACGCGTCGGCGAAGCAGTAG
- a CDS encoding ATP-binding protein — protein MGWRGKRGRDWRGPRRGPGAPPPSEDGRDGRARAPEDGREARPRAPDERPPDPCEAEYRMAWEAHRKEWDDEYQMAWEAHRDAWEEHRRALEEHRQAWREQQRAWRDWKRDECGPWGAGHGDAEDLARWLKDERDAREKAPEGAWAHGEEDASSDRHEGPPFGRHGRPDRWPWPPPGARPPQWNRRRERLRLQYWRMSRLGHFVRARLHRRLFLWFGLTILMTGVVTASVFSLVGGTTWKQEMARLRNFAGHRFEEVWDEPSRREALAQSVAADLDIDVELQDTTGAVLTLAGGPCKHTEMTIPVTRAERPLGQVRLCYGSHRGKDPLRMVVPLIAAGLVLWLAAGKMARRLAKPVDSLVQATEALGSGKLKARAEVLPHSTGEFTVLAVAFNDMASRIERQVADQRELLAAVSHELRTPLARLRVLTELLRDGGGNPKTLDQVDREVVELDALVGELLASSRLDFGQLTTRALDGRALSTQALERAGLPMDLLDARPEDTSLVGDATLLGRALINLLDNARKHGGGARVLRLEERGDQLAFCVEDQGPGLQPGEEERIFKPFYRKDRGVEAREAGSLGLGLALVQRIAQAHGGEVFAANREGGGARVGFTVRKAGPPASADRPAACVSGGR, from the coding sequence ATGGGCTGGCGCGGCAAGCGAGGACGGGACTGGCGCGGGCCACGACGTGGCCCCGGCGCTCCGCCGCCCTCGGAGGACGGGCGCGACGGGCGGGCGCGGGCCCCGGAGGACGGGCGCGAGGCGCGCCCCCGCGCTCCGGACGAGAGGCCCCCGGACCCCTGCGAGGCCGAGTACCGGATGGCGTGGGAGGCGCACCGGAAGGAGTGGGATGACGAGTACCAGATGGCCTGGGAGGCGCACCGCGACGCGTGGGAGGAGCACCGCCGCGCGCTGGAGGAGCACCGCCAGGCGTGGCGTGAGCAGCAGCGCGCCTGGAGGGACTGGAAGCGCGACGAGTGCGGTCCCTGGGGCGCGGGCCATGGCGACGCCGAGGACCTGGCCCGCTGGCTGAAGGACGAGCGCGATGCGCGCGAGAAGGCTCCGGAGGGCGCGTGGGCACACGGCGAGGAAGACGCCTCCAGCGACAGGCACGAGGGGCCGCCCTTCGGTCGCCATGGCCGTCCGGACCGGTGGCCGTGGCCGCCGCCCGGGGCGCGCCCGCCCCAGTGGAACCGGCGCCGGGAGCGGTTGAGGCTCCAGTACTGGCGCATGAGCCGGCTGGGGCACTTCGTGCGGGCGCGGCTGCACCGCCGCCTCTTCCTCTGGTTCGGGCTGACCATCCTGATGACGGGCGTGGTGACGGCGTCGGTGTTCAGCCTCGTCGGCGGGACGACGTGGAAGCAGGAGATGGCGCGGCTGCGCAACTTCGCGGGCCACCGCTTCGAGGAGGTCTGGGACGAGCCCTCGCGCCGCGAGGCCCTGGCGCAATCCGTGGCCGCGGACCTGGACATCGACGTAGAGCTCCAGGACACCACCGGGGCGGTGCTGACGCTGGCGGGCGGCCCCTGCAAGCATACGGAGATGACCATCCCGGTGACGCGCGCCGAGCGCCCGCTGGGGCAGGTGCGCCTGTGCTACGGGAGCCACCGCGGGAAGGACCCGCTCCGGATGGTCGTCCCGCTCATCGCCGCGGGGCTGGTGCTGTGGCTCGCCGCGGGGAAGATGGCTCGGCGGCTCGCCAAGCCGGTGGACTCGCTGGTCCAGGCGACGGAGGCCCTGGGCTCCGGAAAGCTCAAGGCCCGAGCGGAGGTACTGCCCCACTCCACCGGTGAGTTCACGGTGCTGGCGGTGGCCTTCAACGACATGGCCTCGCGCATCGAGCGGCAGGTGGCCGACCAACGCGAGCTGCTCGCGGCCGTGTCCCACGAGCTGCGCACGCCGCTGGCCCGGCTCCGCGTGCTGACGGAGCTGCTGCGTGACGGTGGCGGCAACCCGAAGACGCTGGACCAGGTGGACCGCGAGGTGGTGGAGCTGGACGCGCTCGTCGGGGAGCTGCTCGCCAGCTCGCGGCTCGACTTCGGACAGCTCACGACCCGGGCGCTCGACGGGCGCGCGCTGTCGACCCAGGCCCTGGAGCGGGCGGGGCTGCCCATGGACCTGCTCGACGCGAGGCCCGAGGACACGAGCCTCGTCGGAGACGCGACGCTGCTGGGCCGGGCGCTCATCAACCTGCTCGACAACGCGCGCAAGCACGGCGGTGGCGCGCGGGTGCTGCGCCTGGAGGAGCGAGGCGACCAGCTGGCCTTCTGCGTGGAAGACCAGGGCCCCGGCCTCCAGCCAGGCGAGGAGGAGCGCATCTTCAAGCCCTTCTACCGGAAGGACCGGGGTGTCGAGGCCCGGGAGGCGGGCTCGCTCGGGCTCGGGCTGGCGCTCGTCCAACGCATCGCCCAGGCCCACGGCGGCGAGGTCTTCGCGGCCAACCGCGAAGGCGGGGGCGCCCGGGTGGGCTTCACGGTGAGGAAGGCGGGTCCCCCCGCTTCAGCCGACCGCCCCGCGGCGTGCGTGAGCGGAGGGCGGTAG
- a CDS encoding response regulator transcription factor — translation MSTRVLLIDDDTRLYELLAQYLGQNGLSVTHAADGGRGLAALEASAYDAVLLDVMMPGMDGLEVCKRIRAKSRIPVVMLTAKGDETDRVVGLELGADDYLPKPFSPRELLARLRAVLRRSQPSAVADRLEAGGLSIDVAGREVRAEGRLVDLTGLEFDLLVALVRRAGRVIPREALLGEAGRSDTVVGERTVDVHISHLRQKLGDVGTRLIKTVRGVGYVFAKEGA, via the coding sequence ATGTCCACACGTGTCCTGCTCATCGACGACGACACCCGGTTGTACGAACTGCTCGCGCAGTACCTCGGGCAGAACGGCCTCAGCGTCACCCACGCCGCCGACGGGGGGCGAGGGCTCGCCGCGCTGGAGGCCAGCGCGTACGACGCGGTGCTGCTCGACGTGATGATGCCGGGCATGGACGGCCTGGAGGTGTGCAAGCGCATCCGGGCGAAGAGCCGCATCCCCGTCGTCATGCTCACCGCCAAGGGGGACGAGACGGACCGGGTGGTGGGGCTGGAGCTGGGCGCGGATGACTACCTGCCCAAGCCCTTCAGTCCCCGCGAGCTGCTGGCGAGGCTGCGCGCGGTGCTGCGTCGCTCCCAGCCGTCGGCGGTGGCGGACCGGCTCGAGGCGGGCGGGCTGTCCATCGACGTGGCCGGGCGCGAGGTGCGCGCCGAGGGCAGGCTGGTGGACCTGACGGGCCTGGAGTTCGACCTGCTGGTGGCGCTGGTGCGCCGGGCCGGCCGGGTCATCCCCCGGGAGGCCCTGCTGGGCGAGGCTGGCCGCAGCGACACGGTGGTGGGCGAGCGCACCGTCGACGTGCACATCTCCCACCTGCGCCAGAAGCTGGGTGACGTCGGCACGCGCCTCATCAAGACGGTGCGCGGCGTCGGCTACGTCTTCGCCAAAGAGGGGGCGTGA
- a CDS encoding periplasmic heavy metal sensor, which translates to MFGFVFGTACLAGLFYTARGGRHWRHHPWGRGGHGGWRFRLRWLFERLDTSPGQEKVLIRAAEEVFEAFAKVRDEAGPSRTTVATALRGEHFDGGAVREMFTRHDAALEEARRVFQGALAQVHEALDPRQRRELADLLEHGFGHGWRGGPGWHGWRGGPGWHGRHCGGRGRWHEDDSRMV; encoded by the coding sequence ATGTTCGGATTCGTCTTCGGAACCGCGTGCCTCGCCGGCCTCTTCTACACGGCGCGAGGGGGAAGGCACTGGCGTCACCACCCGTGGGGACGGGGTGGCCACGGGGGCTGGCGTTTCCGGCTGCGCTGGCTGTTCGAGCGCCTGGACACGTCCCCGGGCCAGGAGAAGGTCCTCATCCGCGCCGCGGAGGAGGTGTTCGAGGCCTTCGCCAAGGTGCGTGACGAGGCCGGCCCCAGCCGGACGACCGTGGCCACCGCGCTGCGGGGCGAGCACTTCGACGGCGGGGCGGTGCGGGAGATGTTCACCCGGCACGACGCGGCGCTGGAGGAAGCCCGCCGGGTCTTCCAGGGCGCGCTCGCGCAGGTGCACGAGGCGCTGGACCCCCGGCAGCGCAGGGAGCTGGCGGACCTGCTCGAGCACGGCTTCGGCCATGGCTGGCGCGGTGGACCCGGCTGGCACGGCTGGCGGGGAGGCCCCGGCTGGCACGGGCGTCACTGCGGGGGGCGGGGGCGGTGGCACGAGGACGACTCGCGGATGGTCTGA
- a CDS encoding cold-shock protein: MAIGTVKWFNDAKGFGFIAQDNGEDVFCHHTAINMDGFRTLQEGQKVEFEVTRGPKGLQAQNVRAV, encoded by the coding sequence ATGGCAATCGGTACTGTGAAGTGGTTCAACGACGCCAAGGGTTTCGGCTTCATCGCGCAGGACAACGGTGAGGACGTTTTCTGCCACCACACCGCCATCAACATGGATGGCTTCCGCACCCTCCAGGAGGGGCAGAAGGTGGAGTTCGAGGTCACCCGCGGCCCCAAGGGTCTGCAGGCCCAGAACGTCCGCGCGGTCTGA
- a CDS encoding cupin domain-containing protein → MGDTSVKKVESRRSPRGEMGQKYLASGVRVSMRLWEDEPPGEPRPAAARDYETVGFVLKGRAELHLEGQVILLNPGDSWLVPRGSSHAYKVLETFSAVEATSPPAAVHGRDEGEGASASAKAPAKA, encoded by the coding sequence ATGGGCGATACGAGCGTGAAGAAGGTGGAGAGCCGGCGCTCTCCCAGGGGGGAGATGGGGCAGAAGTACCTGGCCTCCGGCGTCCGCGTGTCCATGCGGTTGTGGGAGGACGAGCCGCCGGGCGAGCCCCGGCCCGCCGCGGCGCGGGACTACGAGACCGTGGGCTTCGTGCTCAAGGGCCGCGCCGAGCTGCACCTGGAGGGACAGGTCATCCTGCTCAACCCCGGCGACTCCTGGCTCGTGCCGCGCGGTTCCAGCCATGCCTACAAGGTGCTGGAGACCTTCTCCGCCGTGGAGGCGACCAGCCCACCCGCCGCCGTGCACGGACGCGACGAGGGCGAGGGCGCGAGCGCGAGCGCGAAGGCCCCCGCCAAGGCCTGA
- a CDS encoding tetratricopeptide repeat protein has product MARPVRRARETYAPARWREEGLLRRDSLLQGLTHALHRGAPAVLVHGPVGIGKSALLRDYLSGDSRPDVPMERAFWFAFERIFSVEHVLQRLTERIQGVDARLHPMEEKLEATVHALRETPYLLVWDGLESSHDLLSSEERAWLRRFLERLDGGATRVLITSQKEERWLEAARPVCERLRLDGLDAQERWTFYDMLLAEEPPKPPATRTDPDEVALMERLEGHPLLMRMVISRVKDVGTATVLAQLDKLLPSPAPGLDAKLTAALRLIDKAVPDDMRDIRVRIGQHERFIGLTDVVQHVAYEYDDSQQLTARFLEDLRPTGLVTPYPHEYFAVHPLLTGFWRSVAIDSSIQEEKQLASSMDQDAWETSKLEPVHQNFHVEYNVHNYRRAMVLAQVHGLDSKYPQIARLLVRDARYMENFAEARQLCLALAEWASNRSPRDEAFAFRQLGEVAEELGELEAAEDWCRKELTVHQGLKARSAILGCHDRLGDLALERDDFEAAESWHLRALALAQEWGDEAEQAYSLYNLGYVAEARDDLARAEARFLEALALEEKLDDPTEMASSCEALARVVRQRQDLPSARQWLLRALSLYQQADEPLYAARVQRRLGIVARQRGEHDESAAWLLQSAGFLAKADPPNPESLERARTAYLGLLKELPPERRAAFRERWSGAGLPPLPDTAD; this is encoded by the coding sequence ATGGCTCGACCCGTACGACGCGCTCGCGAGACCTACGCCCCCGCCCGCTGGAGAGAAGAGGGACTGCTCCGGCGCGACAGCCTCCTCCAGGGGCTGACCCACGCGCTCCACCGGGGGGCGCCCGCCGTCCTCGTCCATGGCCCCGTGGGCATCGGCAAGTCGGCCCTGCTCCGGGACTACCTGAGCGGTGACTCGCGACCGGACGTCCCCATGGAACGGGCGTTCTGGTTCGCCTTCGAGCGCATCTTCAGCGTCGAGCACGTCCTCCAGCGGCTCACCGAGCGCATCCAGGGCGTCGACGCGCGGCTCCACCCCATGGAGGAGAAGCTCGAGGCCACCGTCCACGCCCTGCGGGAGACGCCCTACCTCCTGGTCTGGGACGGGCTGGAGTCCTCTCACGACCTGCTGTCCTCCGAGGAGCGGGCGTGGCTCCGGCGATTCCTGGAACGCCTCGACGGCGGCGCGACGCGCGTCCTCATCACCAGCCAGAAGGAGGAGCGTTGGCTGGAGGCCGCCCGTCCCGTCTGTGAGCGACTCCGACTGGACGGACTGGACGCCCAGGAGCGCTGGACCTTCTACGACATGCTGCTCGCGGAGGAGCCACCGAAGCCGCCCGCCACGAGGACGGACCCGGACGAGGTCGCGCTCATGGAGCGGCTGGAGGGCCATCCGCTCCTGATGCGCATGGTCATCTCCCGCGTGAAGGACGTGGGGACAGCCACCGTCCTCGCTCAACTCGACAAGCTCCTCCCGTCTCCGGCGCCGGGCCTCGACGCGAAGCTCACCGCCGCGCTGCGCCTCATCGACAAGGCCGTCCCGGACGACATGCGGGACATCCGCGTGCGCATCGGCCAGCACGAGCGGTTCATCGGGCTCACGGATGTCGTCCAGCACGTCGCGTACGAATACGACGACTCGCAACAGCTCACCGCGCGCTTCCTCGAGGACCTCCGACCGACGGGGCTGGTGACGCCCTACCCCCACGAATACTTCGCCGTGCACCCGCTGCTGACCGGGTTCTGGCGGAGCGTCGCCATCGACTCGTCCATCCAGGAGGAGAAGCAGCTCGCCTCGTCCATGGACCAGGACGCGTGGGAGACCTCCAAGCTGGAGCCGGTCCACCAGAACTTCCACGTCGAGTACAACGTCCACAATTACCGGCGAGCCATGGTCCTCGCCCAGGTCCATGGGCTGGACAGCAAGTATCCCCAGATAGCGCGCCTGCTCGTCCGGGATGCGCGGTACATGGAGAACTTCGCGGAGGCTCGCCAGCTGTGTCTCGCCCTGGCGGAGTGGGCCTCGAACCGGAGCCCGCGCGACGAGGCCTTCGCCTTCAGGCAGCTCGGAGAGGTGGCCGAGGAGCTCGGCGAGCTGGAAGCGGCGGAGGACTGGTGCCGCAAGGAGCTCACCGTCCACCAGGGGCTGAAGGCCCGGAGCGCCATCCTCGGCTGCCATGACCGGCTCGGAGACCTCGCCCTGGAGCGCGACGACTTCGAGGCCGCGGAGTCCTGGCACCTGCGTGCGCTCGCCCTGGCCCAGGAGTGGGGCGACGAGGCGGAGCAGGCCTACAGCCTCTACAACCTGGGGTACGTGGCCGAGGCCCGGGACGACCTCGCGCGGGCCGAGGCCCGCTTCCTGGAGGCGCTCGCGCTCGAGGAGAAGCTCGACGACCCCACGGAGATGGCGAGCAGCTGCGAGGCGCTCGCCAGGGTGGTCCGACAGAGGCAGGACCTGCCCTCCGCCAGGCAGTGGCTCCTACGGGCCCTGTCCCTCTACCAACAGGCTGACGAGCCCCTGTACGCGGCGAGAGTCCAACGCCGCCTGGGCATCGTGGCGAGACAGCGCGGCGAGCATGACGAATCCGCGGCCTGGCTGCTCCAGAGCGCGGGGTTCCTCGCCAAGGCCGACCCTCCGAACCCGGAGAGCCTGGAGCGTGCACGGACCGCGTACCTCGGGCTGTTGAAGGAGCTGCCGCCCGAGCGCCGCGCCGCCTTCCGCGAGCGGTGGAGCGGCGCCGGGCTCCCGCCCCTGCCCGACACCGCCGACTAG